One region of Chryseobacterium sp. SORGH_AS_0447 genomic DNA includes:
- a CDS encoding GIY-YIG nuclease family protein, producing the protein MCYCYILYSQSLNKFYIGHSCETLQERLRKHLSNHKGFTSKVKDWEIIYSEKFDSKSNAYTREREIKSWKSAFRIQQLIKDSA; encoded by the coding sequence ATGTGTTATTGCTATATACTTTATTCCCAATCTTTAAATAAATTTTATATTGGCCATTCCTGTGAAACTTTACAGGAAAGATTGAGAAAGCACCTTTCTAATCATAAAGGATTTACCTCAAAGGTTAAAGATTGGGAAATCATATACTCTGAAAAATTTGATTCGAAATCAAATGCATACACAAGAGAACGAGAAATAAAATCCTGGAAAAGTGCATTTAGGATTCAGCAGTTAATAAAAGATTCAGCTTGA
- a CDS encoding response regulator transcription factor, which yields MNKLRTVIVDDHPIVIEGLKNLLSHETNLEILKGFCNGNELLGFLKNNRVDLILLDITLPDISGIDLCLMIKEISENTIVIVLSNHTERSIILQTIQNGASGYLLKNSSLHELRNCIAGALEGNICYSREVIEIISRPSKNGSDSHLKLTRREKQILALLAEGKTSRMIGEELFLSSLTVDTHRRNLIRKFGVKNLAELIMSAVKMGLI from the coding sequence ATGAATAAATTACGTACCGTAATTGTTGATGATCATCCTATTGTGATTGAAGGTCTTAAAAACCTCCTTTCTCATGAGACCAATCTCGAAATTCTCAAAGGATTTTGCAACGGCAATGAACTGCTGGGATTTTTAAAAAACAACCGTGTTGATCTTATCCTGTTGGATATCACCTTACCGGACATCAGTGGGATAGATCTTTGCCTGATGATAAAAGAAATATCCGAAAACACTATTGTTATCGTTCTCAGCAATCATACGGAGCGTAGTATTATTCTGCAGACGATCCAGAACGGGGCGAGCGGCTACCTGCTTAAAAATAGTTCGCTTCATGAACTAAGGAACTGTATTGCCGGTGCATTGGAAGGTAATATCTGTTACAGCCGTGAGGTTATCGAAATTATCAGCCGTCCTTCCAAAAACGGATCAGACAGCCATCTAAAGCTTACCCGTCGCGAAAAACAGATTCTTGCCCTTTTGGCAGAAGGAAAAACAAGCCGGATGATCGGAGAGGAACTATTTCTAAGTTCCCTTACGGTAGATACCCATCGCCGGAACCTGATCCGGAAATTTGGAGTAAAGAATTTAGCGGAGCTTATTATGTCTGCTGTAAAGATGGGATTAATATAA